In a single window of the Thiohalophilus sp. genome:
- a CDS encoding WGR domain-containing protein, giving the protein MQIPAMEDKPPRFYQLMLQKDLVDGWNLIRNWGETGSRGRVKQDHYSDLEQAQTALLKVRDMQLERGYKVMFMQGQELPHE; this is encoded by the coding sequence ATGCAAATACCGGCCATGGAAGACAAGCCGCCAAGGTTCTACCAGCTCATGCTGCAAAAGGACCTGGTAGACGGCTGGAATCTGATTCGCAACTGGGGCGAGACCGGCAGCCGCGGACGGGTCAAGCAGGATCATTACAGTGATCTGGAACAGGCCCAGACAGCGCTGCTCAAGGTACGGGATATGCAGCTCGAGCGCGGTTACAAGGTGATGTTCATGCAGGGACAGGAACTGCCGCATGAGTAA
- the aroB gene encoding 3-dehydroquinate synthase, giving the protein MITLNVDLGERSYPIFIGQQLLGDAERVSPCIAGTQVMIVTNETIAPLYLDKALQAFTDYDPGHVILPDGEQYKNLEILNRIFDELLVRHFDRHCTLVALGGGVIGDMTGFAAACYQRGVDFIQIPTTLLAQVDSSVGGKTGVNHPQGKNMIGAFHQPRCVIIDTDTLKTLDDRQLSAGLAEIIKYGLIRDPEFIEWLEQNMDKLLARDPEATAYAIETSCRSKAAIVAADEKESGVRALLNLGHTFGHAIETGAGYGHWLHGEAVGTGMLMAADLSMRQGWLSEQDVLRVENLLDKAELPTRAPHNMTYERFMELMAVDKKVRAGQVNLVLLKSLGEAVVTADFDPALLRETVEAHRATE; this is encoded by the coding sequence ATGATTACTCTCAACGTCGATCTGGGCGAACGCAGTTATCCGATATTCATCGGCCAGCAGTTGCTGGGCGATGCCGAGCGGGTCAGCCCCTGTATTGCCGGCACCCAGGTGATGATTGTTACCAATGAAACGATTGCGCCGTTGTATCTTGACAAGGCCCTGCAGGCGTTTACTGACTACGACCCCGGCCACGTTATCCTGCCTGACGGCGAGCAATACAAGAATCTGGAGATTCTAAACCGGATCTTTGATGAATTGCTGGTGCGCCATTTTGATCGCCACTGCACCCTGGTGGCCCTGGGTGGCGGCGTCATCGGGGATATGACCGGCTTCGCCGCCGCCTGTTACCAACGTGGCGTCGATTTTATCCAGATCCCCACCACCCTGCTGGCCCAGGTCGACTCCTCGGTAGGCGGCAAGACCGGCGTCAATCATCCTCAGGGCAAGAACATGATCGGGGCGTTTCATCAGCCGCGCTGTGTGATTATTGATACCGATACCCTGAAAACACTGGATGATCGCCAGTTGAGCGCCGGCCTGGCGGAGATCATCAAGTATGGCCTGATTCGAGACCCCGAATTCATCGAGTGGCTGGAGCAGAATATGGATAAACTGTTGGCGCGCGATCCCGAAGCCACCGCGTATGCCATCGAGACCTCCTGCCGCAGCAAGGCCGCCATCGTGGCTGCCGATGAAAAAGAAAGCGGCGTGCGGGCCCTGCTCAATCTCGGCCACACCTTCGGCCATGCCATTGAAACCGGGGCCGGTTACGGTCACTGGTTGCATGGCGAGGCGGTGGGTACCGGAATGCTGATGGCGGCGGATCTTTCCATGCGCCAGGGCTGGTTATCGGAGCAGGATGTGCTGCGGGTGGAAAACCTGCTTGACAAGGCGGAGCTGCCCACTCGCGCACCGCATAATATGACCTATGAGCGGTTTATGGAGCTGATGGCGGTGGACAAAAAGGTCCGTGCCGGCCAGGTTAATCTGGTGCTGTTAAAATCATTGGGCGAGGCGGTTGTTACGGCCGATTTCGATCCCGCCCTGCTGCGCGAGACCGTCGAGGCCCATCGCGCCACGGAATAA
- a CDS encoding SPOR domain-containing protein, protein MSNYDDIPTLRHEPDYLADYGLQRPPFFTEHDDRFIYLDDERRQLLDMLQHLTRYSRLMLIVVGERGIGKTSIRQHFINQADERYLISDVAAHPMMDANELLSGVARGFGLLDIPATPVELQNNLYHYLAGLQQQDRTPVLLVDDAHELPRDALEALFYLADAEAGEGNLLHLVLFCEPAIEVMLESSAIQPLKERVTHHMRLAPFDEAQTAEYIRHRLAVAGLDGASPFTLRDIRAIYRSADGIPARINDAAYRLLVGIEIGEETDFELESAPLATRKRASGRGYLAAGGAMVLLVAAMLWWPESEIQPSVDSSHSPSISQGEPAAMSSSQEIVELRPERLSGTPFEAARDQHVPDDRELSVEPVGEPVAASTPALHIEAIKPNPVPASDELQTVSLHGKGFDESTRITVEWGNQRKTLAASRVALINDKQLDFRLRVGTRAQTWELLVRNPQSDERVRTRFTVEPGAAAENDPVPASAKAAVAVKETLDIDWLQRQPADHYTLQLLATRQRDNLQAFLQRHDLDTQSVIVESRKNSEPWYAAVFGSYPDTGVAREAAADLPGDLEAPWIRRIGDVQASLAHPADEPITDKPVPHSATLRAHTAWLWDQDPDAYTLQLIAGSNEPAIQDFIDHHALRGEAVFYQTRRKGNPWFVVVLGRHADRAAALAAREALPATLREQAPWPRAFADIHSELAAP, encoded by the coding sequence ATGAGTAATTACGACGACATCCCGACGCTGCGACACGAGCCCGACTATCTGGCGGACTACGGTCTGCAGAGACCGCCTTTTTTTACCGAGCACGATGATCGCTTTATCTACCTGGACGACGAGCGCCGGCAATTACTCGATATGCTGCAGCATCTGACCCGTTACAGCCGGCTGATGCTGATCGTTGTCGGCGAACGGGGCATCGGCAAGACCAGCATCAGACAGCACTTTATCAACCAGGCGGATGAGCGTTACCTGATCAGTGACGTCGCGGCGCATCCGATGATGGATGCCAACGAGCTGCTCTCAGGTGTTGCCCGGGGCTTTGGTCTGCTCGATATTCCCGCCACCCCGGTGGAATTGCAGAACAACCTCTATCATTATCTGGCCGGTCTGCAGCAGCAGGATCGGACACCGGTGTTGCTGGTGGACGATGCCCATGAACTGCCCCGGGACGCTCTGGAGGCGCTGTTTTATCTTGCCGATGCCGAAGCCGGCGAGGGCAATCTGCTGCATCTGGTGCTGTTCTGCGAGCCGGCGATTGAGGTGATGCTTGAATCGTCCGCCATCCAGCCACTCAAGGAACGGGTGACCCACCACATGCGCCTGGCCCCTTTCGATGAGGCGCAGACCGCCGAGTATATTCGCCATCGTCTGGCCGTCGCCGGGCTGGACGGTGCCAGTCCCTTTACCCTCCGGGATATTCGCGCAATTTACCGGAGTGCCGACGGCATACCGGCCCGGATCAATGATGCCGCCTACCGCCTGCTCGTCGGGATAGAGATTGGGGAGGAGACGGATTTCGAGTTGGAGAGCGCACCGCTTGCAACGCGAAAGCGGGCATCGGGCCGCGGCTATCTTGCCGCCGGTGGTGCGATGGTGTTGCTTGTCGCCGCGATGCTCTGGTGGCCGGAGTCGGAAATCCAACCGTCGGTGGACTCGTCGCACTCGCCATCGATCAGCCAGGGCGAACCGGCCGCAATGTCGTCGTCGCAGGAGATCGTGGAACTGCGTCCCGAACGGCTGAGCGGTACGCCTTTTGAAGCGGCACGCGATCAGCACGTGCCCGACGATCGGGAACTGTCGGTGGAGCCGGTGGGCGAACCCGTGGCAGCATCGACTCCCGCACTGCACATCGAGGCGATCAAGCCCAATCCGGTACCGGCCAGTGATGAACTGCAGACAGTCAGTCTGCACGGCAAGGGCTTTGATGAGAGCACTCGTATTACGGTCGAATGGGGTAATCAGCGCAAAACGCTGGCTGCTTCCCGGGTTGCGCTGATCAACGACAAACAGCTCGATTTTCGTCTGCGCGTCGGGACCCGCGCGCAAACCTGGGAACTGCTGGTGCGCAACCCACAAAGCGATGAACGGGTCCGAACCCGTTTCACGGTAGAACCCGGGGCGGCGGCAGAGAATGATCCCGTACCGGCATCAGCCAAGGCAGCAGTCGCGGTGAAGGAAACCCTCGACATTGACTGGCTGCAGCGCCAGCCGGCCGATCACTACACGCTGCAGCTGCTGGCAACGCGACAACGTGACAATCTGCAGGCCTTCCTGCAACGCCATGACCTGGACACGCAAAGTGTGATTGTCGAAAGTCGCAAGAACAGTGAACCCTGGTATGCCGCGGTCTTTGGCAGTTATCCCGATACCGGGGTGGCCCGGGAGGCGGCCGCGGATCTGCCCGGTGACCTGGAGGCGCCGTGGATCCGGCGTATCGGGGACGTTCAGGCGAGCCTGGCGCACCCGGCCGACGAGCCGATTACCGACAAGCCGGTGCCCCACAGCGCCACCTTGCGGGCACATACCGCCTGGTTGTGGGATCAGGATCCGGACGCCTATACCCTGCAGCTGATTGCCGGTTCTAATGAGCCGGCGATCCAGGACTTTATCGATCACCATGCACTGCGCGGCGAAGCCGTGTTTTATCAGACCCGGCGCAAGGGCAACCCCTGGTTCGTGGTGGTACTGGGCCGGCATGCCGATCGCGCGGCGGCGCTGGCGGCACGTGAGGCATTGCCGGCGACGCTGCGCGAACAGGCGCCATGGCCGCGCGCCTTCGCCGATATTCATAGCGAACTCGCCGCACCCTGA
- a CDS encoding pilus assembly protein PilP, with protein sequence MLNNKLTKLALLAAVMLLGASCSGPEHADLQEYVQRVKAKKQGRIEPLPEIKPYETFTYKSDDLRDPFTPFVQQAAVQETPANTGLRPDTNRKREALEQFSLDSLVFVGHLEKDGVLWGLISSPDSTVYKVREGNYIGQNYGEIEEISETQVLITEIVSDGSGGWIEREAALTLESE encoded by the coding sequence ATGCTGAATAACAAATTGACAAAACTTGCTCTGTTGGCAGCCGTGATGCTGTTGGGCGCCTCGTGTAGCGGCCCGGAACATGCCGATCTGCAGGAGTATGTGCAACGGGTCAAGGCAAAGAAACAGGGCCGTATTGAGCCGTTACCCGAGATCAAGCCGTACGAAACATTTACCTATAAGTCGGATGATCTGCGGGATCCCTTCACGCCTTTTGTGCAGCAAGCAGCGGTCCAGGAGACGCCGGCCAATACCGGGCTACGGCCGGATACAAACCGCAAGCGCGAAGCACTGGAACAGTTCTCGCTCGATTCACTGGTGTTTGTCGGGCACCTGGAAAAAGATGGCGTGCTGTGGGGACTGATCTCGTCACCGGATTCGACTGTCTACAAGGTAAGAGAAGGCAATTATATCGGCCAGAATTATGGCGAAATAGAAGAGATTTCCGAGACCCAAGTACTGATAACAGAAATTGTGTCTGATGGAAGTGGTGGATGGATTGAAAGAGAGGCGGCCCTCACGCTGGAAAGCGAGTAA
- a CDS encoding type 4a pilus biogenesis protein PilO gives MKDLDLSELDLSTIGSWPAAVKAAVVAVVCVAVLALGYFLHIQKKMEQLEQVRAKEPSLKREFEKKQAKAANLDAYKKQMQEMEESFGTMLRQLPSKTEVDDLLIDVSQTGLSSGVEFELFKPQSEKRIEFYAELPIQISMLGTYHQFGKFVSGVAALPRIVTLHDINLTSSKDGRLQMDVTAKTYRYLDENELASAKKKNEKRRR, from the coding sequence ATGAAAGATCTCGATTTAAGTGAATTAGACCTGAGTACCATCGGTTCCTGGCCGGCTGCGGTCAAGGCGGCGGTAGTTGCCGTAGTCTGTGTTGCAGTATTGGCCCTGGGGTATTTCCTGCATATTCAGAAAAAAATGGAGCAGCTGGAGCAGGTACGGGCCAAAGAGCCAAGCCTGAAGAGAGAGTTTGAGAAGAAACAGGCGAAGGCGGCAAATCTGGATGCCTATAAAAAACAGATGCAGGAGATGGAAGAGTCTTTCGGCACCATGTTGCGGCAGCTGCCCAGTAAAACCGAGGTGGATGACCTGCTGATCGATGTCTCGCAAACCGGACTAAGCAGCGGTGTCGAGTTCGAGCTGTTCAAACCCCAGTCAGAAAAGCGAATCGAATTTTATGCCGAACTGCCGATCCAGATAAGCATGCTGGGCACGTATCACCAGTTTGGAAAGTTCGTCAGTGGTGTCGCCGCCCTGCCGCGGATTGTGACTCTTCATGATATTAATCTTACAAGTAGCAAGGATGGCAGATTGCAGATGGATGTCACGGCCAAGACCTATCGCTATCTTGATGAAAATGAGCTGGCCTCAGCGAAAAAGAAGAATGAAAAGCGGAGGCGATAG
- the aroK gene encoding shikimate kinase AroK, whose amino-acid sequence MSSVNNIFLVGLMGAGKTTIGRQLAQALGKEFMDSDHEIEARTGVNIPLIFELEGEAGFRERESAVLDELTERDNVVLATGGGAVLREENRRHMKQRGMVVYLQADVEQLLERTRKDKNRPLLQTGDPEGRLTCLLQEREPLYLELADLVVNTGQGNIRSVVDTILEKLA is encoded by the coding sequence ATGTCTTCAGTCAATAATATCTTTCTCGTCGGATTGATGGGGGCGGGTAAAACCACCATCGGCCGCCAGCTTGCTCAGGCCCTGGGCAAGGAATTCATGGACAGCGATCACGAAATCGAGGCACGCACCGGGGTGAATATCCCGTTGATCTTCGAGCTTGAAGGGGAAGCGGGATTTCGGGAGCGTGAATCGGCAGTGCTCGACGAGCTGACCGAACGTGACAATGTGGTGCTGGCCACCGGCGGGGGTGCGGTACTGCGCGAGGAAAACCGCCGCCACATGAAACAGCGTGGAATGGTGGTCTATCTGCAGGCTGATGTCGAGCAGTTGCTGGAGCGCACCCGCAAAGACAAGAATCGGCCGTTGTTGCAGACCGGGGATCCTGAAGGCCGGTTGACCTGTTTGTTGCAGGAGCGGGAACCGCTTTATCTCGAACTGGCGGATCTGGTAGTCAATACCGGCCAGGGCAATATCCGCAGCGTGGTCGATACAATTCTGGAAAAACTTGCCTGA
- the pilQ gene encoding type IV pilus secretin PilQ: MINQSGYASRIMNVTGMLSVMLLMFLVSSQAQAQNSLSDISYSTLPGDKVQIKLKLDRPLEAEPASFTIDNPARIAFDLPDTKLNLGERTRDIGIGVARSVTTAEAGGRTRVVLNLSSLVGYSTALEGNDVVITLNESGETRFSRAGGADQKRTFSQGASVNVLDLDFRRGASGEGRVEMTLADPNTAVDMKRRGSQVVVTLKNSVLDEKLERRVNVQDFATPVSTVDAFNQGNDVRVIISATDEFEHIAYQADQKLTIDLKPIVKAEEEEKQRRREEYTGEKLSLNFQNIEVRAVLQLIADFTGINMVTSDTVSGNVTLRLKNVPWDQALDLILKTKGLDKRQNGNVMLVAPAEEIAAREKMELEANRQVEALAPLISETIQVNYAKASELASLLKTKGSELLSERGNVSVDERTNKLLVQETAERIDAIISLVNELDVPVRQVLIESRIVLASTNFSKEVGVRFGVSRDYVGSDGRERATSGNLNAVDQLINNDTLTSPDRWNVNLPAASSSAGTIGMALARLPFGTLVELELSAAQAEGETEIVSSPRVITANQQEAVIESGQEIPYQEATSSGATSVSFKKAVLSLTVTPQITPDDRIIMDLEVKSDNPDFGNLVLGVPPINTQNVQTQVLINNGETIVLGGVYEQTKSNTINRVPFFADLPIVGALFRSKSEQDEKNELLIFVTPKIIKDEMQI; encoded by the coding sequence ATGATAAACCAGAGTGGTTATGCAAGCAGAATCATGAACGTCACCGGCATGCTGTCGGTGATGCTGTTGATGTTTCTGGTATCGTCCCAGGCCCAGGCCCAAAATAGCCTGAGCGATATAAGCTATTCAACTCTCCCTGGCGACAAGGTGCAGATCAAGCTGAAACTGGATCGGCCGCTGGAGGCTGAACCGGCAAGCTTCACCATCGATAACCCGGCTCGCATCGCTTTCGATCTGCCCGATACCAAACTGAATCTTGGTGAGCGCACCAGGGATATCGGTATTGGCGTGGCCCGCAGTGTCACGACAGCGGAGGCTGGCGGCCGAACCCGGGTTGTTCTGAATCTTTCCAGTCTGGTGGGTTACAGCACCGCGTTGGAAGGCAATGATGTGGTGATTACCCTGAATGAAAGCGGCGAAACCCGTTTCTCCCGTGCCGGTGGGGCAGATCAGAAGAGAACTTTCAGCCAGGGTGCTTCGGTCAATGTGCTGGATCTTGATTTTCGTCGTGGCGCCTCGGGTGAAGGGCGGGTGGAAATGACTCTGGCTGATCCGAACACGGCCGTGGACATGAAGCGGCGCGGTAGTCAGGTGGTGGTGACACTGAAAAACAGTGTCCTGGATGAAAAACTGGAGCGGCGCGTCAATGTACAGGATTTTGCCACGCCGGTCAGTACCGTGGATGCCTTTAACCAGGGTAATGATGTACGCGTGATTATCAGCGCGACGGATGAGTTCGAACATATTGCTTATCAGGCGGACCAGAAATTGACTATCGATCTCAAACCGATCGTCAAGGCCGAAGAAGAAGAGAAACAACGCCGACGAGAAGAGTATACGGGTGAAAAGCTGTCGCTCAACTTTCAGAATATTGAGGTGCGGGCGGTACTGCAATTAATCGCGGACTTTACCGGCATCAATATGGTGACCAGTGATACGGTCTCGGGGAATGTGACCCTGCGACTGAAAAACGTGCCCTGGGATCAGGCGCTGGATCTGATTCTCAAGACCAAGGGACTGGATAAACGTCAGAACGGAAATGTGATGCTGGTCGCGCCGGCCGAGGAGATCGCCGCGCGCGAGAAAATGGAGCTGGAGGCAAACCGGCAAGTCGAGGCGCTTGCCCCGTTGATTAGCGAGACGATCCAGGTCAATTATGCCAAGGCTTCGGAATTGGCTAGCCTGCTCAAGACAAAAGGCAGCGAACTCCTGTCCGAGCGCGGTAACGTGAGCGTTGATGAGCGTACCAACAAATTGCTGGTTCAGGAAACGGCGGAACGTATCGATGCCATTATCTCCCTGGTCAATGAGCTGGATGTGCCGGTGCGTCAGGTGCTGATTGAGTCGCGCATCGTGCTGGCCAGCACCAACTTCAGCAAGGAAGTCGGGGTGCGCTTCGGGGTGTCCCGAGACTATGTTGGCTCCGATGGTCGTGAACGGGCAACCTCCGGCAATTTGAATGCCGTCGATCAGCTGATTAACAACGATACCTTGACGTCTCCGGATCGCTGGAACGTAAATTTACCCGCGGCAAGTTCTTCAGCCGGCACCATTGGCATGGCATTGGCAAGATTACCGTTCGGCACCCTGGTGGAGCTGGAGTTGTCCGCGGCCCAGGCCGAGGGGGAAACCGAAATCGTCTCCAGCCCGCGGGTCATCACCGCCAATCAGCAGGAGGCGGTGATCGAATCGGGGCAGGAAATTCCCTATCAGGAAGCCACTTCCAGCGGTGCGACCAGTGTTTCCTTCAAAAAGGCCGTGCTGAGTCTGACGGTGACACCGCAAATCACCCCGGATGATCGGATTATCATGGATCTGGAAGTCAAGAGTGACAATCCTGACTTTGGTAATCTGGTTCTGGGTGTACCGCCAATCAATACCCAGAACGTTCAGACCCAGGTGCTGATCAATAACGGTGAGACGATTGTGCTGGGCGGAGTTTATGAGCAGACCAAGAGTAACACCATCAACCGGGTGCCCTTCTTTGCGGACCTGCCAATAGTCGGGGCTCTGTTCAGAAGCAAGTCCGAACAAGATGAAAAGAACGAACTGTTGATCTTCGTGACGCCGAAGATCATCAAGGATGAGATGCAGATCTAG
- a CDS encoding deoxyguanosinetriphosphate triphosphohydrolase, whose translation MLSLAPYAANEKNSLGRHIPEEAPSYRSEFQRDRDRIVHSAAFRRLEYKTQVFVNHEGDMFRTRLTHSIEVAQISRSIARILNINEDLSETIALAHDLGHTPFGHAGQDALNDCMKEYGGFEHNLQSLRTVDKLEQRYADFEGLNLTFEAREGILKHCSLRHARELGEVGRRFIDKTQPSLEAQAVNLADEIAYNNHDVDDGLRSGLITLAELEEIELFNDQYREVRERYRELTDRRLIHEIIRRMINRQIIDLVETSQAAIEVLAPQKIDDVRRHSQSLIGFSDEMRAANMALKQFLRSRLYSHYRVHRMTSKAQRIIESLFSAFFQDPRLLQPKHQQKVYTMEEKEGTNGRARAVADYIAGMTDRYAIAEYGRIFDPAELT comes from the coding sequence ATGCTAAGTCTTGCGCCCTATGCCGCGAACGAAAAGAACAGTCTGGGGCGACATATTCCCGAAGAAGCACCCAGTTACCGCAGCGAATTTCAGCGGGACCGGGACCGCATCGTTCACTCCGCCGCGTTTCGTCGCCTGGAATACAAGACCCAGGTGTTCGTCAATCACGAAGGGGACATGTTCCGTACCCGGCTGACCCACTCCATCGAAGTGGCGCAAATCAGCCGCTCTATCGCCCGGATTCTCAATATTAATGAAGATCTGAGTGAGACCATCGCCCTGGCGCATGACCTGGGACACACCCCGTTCGGCCATGCCGGCCAGGATGCCCTGAACGATTGTATGAAAGAGTATGGCGGGTTCGAACATAATCTGCAGTCGTTGCGTACGGTCGACAAACTGGAGCAGCGTTACGCGGACTTCGAGGGATTGAATCTGACTTTTGAGGCGCGCGAGGGTATTCTCAAACATTGTTCGCTCAGGCACGCCCGTGAACTGGGCGAGGTGGGGCGCCGCTTTATCGACAAGACTCAGCCTTCGCTGGAAGCCCAGGCGGTGAACCTGGCCGACGAGATTGCCTATAATAATCATGACGTGGATGACGGCCTGCGCTCGGGGCTGATTACCCTGGCGGAACTGGAAGAGATCGAGCTGTTTAATGATCAATACCGGGAAGTCAGGGAGCGCTATCGGGAGCTGACCGACCGACGGCTGATCCACGAGATTATTCGGCGTATGATCAACCGTCAGATCATCGATCTGGTAGAGACCAGTCAGGCGGCGATCGAAGTGCTGGCGCCACAGAAAATCGATGATGTCCGCCGGCACAGTCAGAGTCTGATCGGTTTCAGCGACGAGATGCGCGCCGCCAATATGGCGCTCAAACAATTTCTGCGCAGTCGGCTCTATTCCCATTACCGGGTGCATCGCATGACCTCGAAGGCGCAACGGATTATCGAGTCGCTGTTCAGCGCGTTCTTTCAGGACCCCAGGCTGTTGCAACCCAAACATCAGCAGAAGGTCTACACGATGGAAGAAAAAGAAGGCACCAATGGCCGCGCCCGCGCCGTTGCCGACTATATCGCCGGTATGACCGATCGCTATGCGATTGCCGAATACGGGCGCATTTTCGATCCGGCCGAATTAACCTGA